One Maniola hyperantus chromosome Z, iAphHyp1.2, whole genome shotgun sequence DNA window includes the following coding sequences:
- the LOC138404564 gene encoding interleukin enhancer-binding factor 3-like, which translates to MRATLILLLLQCSVFLVTSEDAGDSRDLADEDYDELGRKHRKKKKKHQNNPCYGRTFGEKFGHHDYTYINAPITNYFLGCGGIPVGNQHGNGHEGHGGHGGHGGHGGHGGHGGHGGHGGHAGLGVLGGHGSQPNFAYDQGYNQGYNQPYHNRPFSNAVSAAASGLGNVVANYFNRPRKFKKQVNQYLKPLYHLF; encoded by the exons atg AGAGCTACATTAATCCTACTTCTTTTGCAATGCTCTGTATTCCTGGTGACATCAGAAGACGCAGGCGACAGCAGAGACCTCGCCGACGAGGACTATGACGAGCTCGGTCGAAAACacagaaagaagaagaagaagcatcAGAACAACCCTTGCTATGGAAGGACCTTTGGAGAGAAGTTTGGCCACCATGACTACACGTACATTAATGCTCCAATAACTAATTATTTCTTGGGGTGTGGTGGCATCCCGGTGGGAAATCAACATGGCAACGGACACGAAGGTCATGGCGGTCACGGCGGACATGGTGGTCACGGAGGTCACGGAGGTCACGGTGGTCATGGAGGTCATGGTGGTCATGCAGGTCTGGGAGTTCTCGGCGGTCACGGCAGCCAACCTAATTTCGCCTATGACCAAGGATACAATCAAGGCTATAATCAACCGTACCATAACAGACCCTTCTCAAATGCAGTCTCCGCCGCAGCATCAGGGCTCGGCAACGTGGTGGCCAACTACTTCAACCGGCCCAGAAAATTCAAAAAGCAAGTGAATCAGTATCTAAAGCCGTTATATCACCTATTTTGA
- the LOC117995506 gene encoding proton-coupled amino acid transporter-like protein CG1139 isoform X1: protein MKTKEKIGISHISGSTVTIDNDSRSFPSCQQILSMETKSSQLEGDNIDNHHHHVTHPTSYLDTLLHLFRGNIGSGLLAMGDAFKNGGIIFSPIMTAILGIICVHSQHLLLDCSEEMYRKTKRDRPPGFADTVALVFEHGPARLRRLAPAMKGLVTTFLCVTQIGFCCVYIVFIANNVKTICDQYDIHIDLSVHMVFVFIPLLPICLIRNLKYLTPFSTLANVLMALGVGAVLYEATQDLPPVETRVYLASWSQLPLYFGTAVYAFEGIGLVLPLKNEMRKPEHFQRPLGVLNVGMVVVGSIFITVGFLGYLKWGENVAGSLTLNLKPGNVVSMTVQILITLAILLTYPLQFYVPISITWPALRKKYAKKSPVMKELCYRAALVLLTFVLAELIPQLGLFISLVGAVSSTTLALMFPPIIQLVCTYTNNNKVPLLMVLKNTLIILLGIFIFVTGTYVSIASIAQAF, encoded by the exons CAGGAGCTTTCCGTCGTGTCAACAGATCCTGAGTATGGAGACCAAGTCGAGTCAGTTGGAGGGGGACAACATCGAcaaccaccaccaccacgtCACACATCCCACCTC ATATTTGGACACACTGCTGCACTTGTTCCGTGGAAACATCGGCTCCGGGCTGCTGGCGATGGGAGACGCCTTCAAGAATGGCGGCATCATCTTCTCGCCCATCATGACCGCCATCCTCGGCATCATCTGCGTACATTCGCAACATTTACTG CTGGACTGCTCCGAGGAGATGTACAGGAAGACGAAGCGGGACAGGCCGCCGGGGTTCGCGGACACGGTGGCGCTGGTGTTCGAGCACGGGCCGGCGCGGCTGCGGCGCCTGGCACCCGCCATGAAAGGGCTCGTCACAACCTTCCTCTGCGTCACGCAGATCGGCTTCTGCTGCGTCTACATCGTCTTCATCGCCAACAACGTCAAGACG aTATGTGATCAATACGATATCCACATAGACCTGTCCGTTCACATGGTGTTCGTATTCATCCCACTTCTCCCTATATGCTTGATACGAAACCTAAAGTACTTGACTCCATTCTCCACGCTGGCTAACGTGCTGATGGCGTTGGGTGTGGGCGCGGTGCTGTACGAGGCGACGCAGGACTTGCCGCCAGTAGAGACGAGGGTGTACCTGGCCTCCTGGTCCCAGCTGCCGCTCTACTTTGGAACTGCTGTTTACGCCTTTGAGGGCATTGGTTTG GTTTTGCCTTTGAAGAATGAGATGAGAAAACCGGAGCATTTCCAGAGGCCGCTAGGAGTGTTGAATGTGGGAATGGTGGTTGTCGGCAGTATATTCATCACGGTGGGCTTCCTCGGCTACCTGAAGTGGGGAGAGAATGTCGCTGGCAGCCTTACTCTTAACCTCAAGCCTGGCAATGT GGTCAGTATGACGGTGCAGATCCTCATAACGCTGGCGATCCTGCTGACATATCCGCTTCAGTTCTACGTGCCCATCTCAATCACGTGGCCGGCGCTACGGAAGAAGTACGCGAAGAAGTCGCCCGTCATGAAGGAGTTGTGCTACAGAGCCGCTCTGGTGTTGCTCACTT TCGTGCTGGCGGAGTTGATTCCGCAGCTAGGGCTGTTCATCTCGCTGGTGGGGGCGGTGAGCAGCACGACGCTGGCGCTTATGTTCCCGCCCATCATCCAGCTGGTGTGCACCTACACGAACAACAACAAGGTTCCGCTGCTCATGGTGCTTAAGAACACGCTCATCATCCTGCTCGGGATCTTCATCTTCGTCACCGGCACTTACGTGAGCATTGCTTCCATCGCACAAGCTTTCTAA
- the LOC117995506 gene encoding proton-coupled amino acid transporter-like protein CG1139 isoform X2: MKTKEKIGISHISGSTVTIDNDRSFPSCQQILSMETKSSQLEGDNIDNHHHHVTHPTSYLDTLLHLFRGNIGSGLLAMGDAFKNGGIIFSPIMTAILGIICVHSQHLLLDCSEEMYRKTKRDRPPGFADTVALVFEHGPARLRRLAPAMKGLVTTFLCVTQIGFCCVYIVFIANNVKTICDQYDIHIDLSVHMVFVFIPLLPICLIRNLKYLTPFSTLANVLMALGVGAVLYEATQDLPPVETRVYLASWSQLPLYFGTAVYAFEGIGLVLPLKNEMRKPEHFQRPLGVLNVGMVVVGSIFITVGFLGYLKWGENVAGSLTLNLKPGNVVSMTVQILITLAILLTYPLQFYVPISITWPALRKKYAKKSPVMKELCYRAALVLLTFVLAELIPQLGLFISLVGAVSSTTLALMFPPIIQLVCTYTNNNKVPLLMVLKNTLIILLGIFIFVTGTYVSIASIAQAF, from the exons GAGCTTTCCGTCGTGTCAACAGATCCTGAGTATGGAGACCAAGTCGAGTCAGTTGGAGGGGGACAACATCGAcaaccaccaccaccacgtCACACATCCCACCTC ATATTTGGACACACTGCTGCACTTGTTCCGTGGAAACATCGGCTCCGGGCTGCTGGCGATGGGAGACGCCTTCAAGAATGGCGGCATCATCTTCTCGCCCATCATGACCGCCATCCTCGGCATCATCTGCGTACATTCGCAACATTTACTG CTGGACTGCTCCGAGGAGATGTACAGGAAGACGAAGCGGGACAGGCCGCCGGGGTTCGCGGACACGGTGGCGCTGGTGTTCGAGCACGGGCCGGCGCGGCTGCGGCGCCTGGCACCCGCCATGAAAGGGCTCGTCACAACCTTCCTCTGCGTCACGCAGATCGGCTTCTGCTGCGTCTACATCGTCTTCATCGCCAACAACGTCAAGACG aTATGTGATCAATACGATATCCACATAGACCTGTCCGTTCACATGGTGTTCGTATTCATCCCACTTCTCCCTATATGCTTGATACGAAACCTAAAGTACTTGACTCCATTCTCCACGCTGGCTAACGTGCTGATGGCGTTGGGTGTGGGCGCGGTGCTGTACGAGGCGACGCAGGACTTGCCGCCAGTAGAGACGAGGGTGTACCTGGCCTCCTGGTCCCAGCTGCCGCTCTACTTTGGAACTGCTGTTTACGCCTTTGAGGGCATTGGTTTG GTTTTGCCTTTGAAGAATGAGATGAGAAAACCGGAGCATTTCCAGAGGCCGCTAGGAGTGTTGAATGTGGGAATGGTGGTTGTCGGCAGTATATTCATCACGGTGGGCTTCCTCGGCTACCTGAAGTGGGGAGAGAATGTCGCTGGCAGCCTTACTCTTAACCTCAAGCCTGGCAATGT GGTCAGTATGACGGTGCAGATCCTCATAACGCTGGCGATCCTGCTGACATATCCGCTTCAGTTCTACGTGCCCATCTCAATCACGTGGCCGGCGCTACGGAAGAAGTACGCGAAGAAGTCGCCCGTCATGAAGGAGTTGTGCTACAGAGCCGCTCTGGTGTTGCTCACTT TCGTGCTGGCGGAGTTGATTCCGCAGCTAGGGCTGTTCATCTCGCTGGTGGGGGCGGTGAGCAGCACGACGCTGGCGCTTATGTTCCCGCCCATCATCCAGCTGGTGTGCACCTACACGAACAACAACAAGGTTCCGCTGCTCATGGTGCTTAAGAACACGCTCATCATCCTGCTCGGGATCTTCATCTTCGTCACCGGCACTTACGTGAGCATTGCTTCCATCGCACAAGCTTTCTAA
- the LOC117995327 gene encoding GATOR complex protein NPRL2-like isoform X1, which yields MQVDVDAGSRREHGNKVHTKFPLTCKIMETRYYEGCGREGPIRCIFLGEFHPIAGPKISCQFPEDYVSKELFDGISAYIIPKPQIQKCTMTINALGHKIVGYPIRIDSSRYERNMYLFNLCFVCDSWSKTVQYEPVVKKLGEHLTLMEEESGYVSRCSSKLPTLLAHLLHDLNTFRKATLVEGDTVMHLKVLEVRKDPAPVHDCDVPVLVASVGLPRPGRPPRVEPGEGENTQSQEHLDVEDEEPFEVDLDSDWDLTTRQLLPYINGYNHVSKIASDTNVEKTLVKSCIQNLVYYGVVTLLPVLKFSNMYRATPKLSRLFSDLELQKSCLSFIHNGSDTKEKPSISLVAGVLCALQQGSTLRAVCERVAGAAQFDVRRLVVFAQIHGLVKCLRRYPVYVRNPSRPHGLRAGAGAASGATSVVRRLFTGRHSADEICCLARVDMPTLDQIIDEDPNVAVIWR from the exons ATGCAAGTAGATGTTGACGCGGGGTCGAGGCGAGAGCATGGCAATAAGGTTCACACAAAATTTCCCTTGACTTGTAAAATAATGGAAACACGTTACTACGAGGGCTGCGGGAGAGAAGGGCCTATCCGCTGCATATTTCTGGGAGAGTTCCACCCGATCGCGGGTCCAAAGATATCATGCCAG TTTCCTGAAGACTATGTGTCAAAGGAGCTGTTTGACGGCATCAGTGCATACATCATTCCAAAACCACAAATCCAAAAATGTACTATGACAAT CAACGCGTTAGGTCACAAGATAGTTGGGTACCCCATCCGCATCGACAGCTCGCGGTATGAGCGCAACATGTATCTGTTCAACCTCTGCTTCGTGTGCGACAGCTGGTCCAAGACTGTTCAGTACGAGCCCGTTGTTAAGAAGCTCGGGGAACATTTG ACTCTGATGGAGGAAGAATCAGGATACGTGTCGCGCTGTTCCAGTAAGCTGCCCACGCTGTTGGCGCACCTCTTACATGACCTCAACACCTTCCGCAAGGCCACGCTAGTCG AAGGTGACACAGTGATGCACCTGAAAGTACTGGAGGTTCGCAAGGACCCAGCGCCGGTGCACGATTGTGACGTGCCGGTGCTAGTCGCGTCGGTGGGACTGCCGCGCCCGGGCCGGCCGCCGCGCGTCGAGCCGGGCGAGGGCGAGAACACACAGAGCCAGGAACATCTGGACGTGGAGGACGAGGAGCCCTTCGAAGTGGACTTGGACTCAGACTGGGACCTTACCACTAGACAG CTGCTGCCTTACATTAACGGTTACAATCACGTCTCGAAGATCGCTTCTGATACTAACGTGGAGAAAACTCTTGTCAAGTCCTGTATACAGAACTTAGTGTACTATGGAGTG GTGACGTTACTCCCAGTGCTGAAGTTCAGCAACATGTACCGCGCAACGCCCAAGCTCAGTCGACTCTTTAGCGACCTCGAGCTGCAGAAGTCCTGCCTCTCCTTCATCCACAATGGCAGCGATactaaggaaaag CCGAGTATATCGCTGGTGGCGGGCGTGCTGTGTGCGCTGCAGCAAGGCTCGACGCTGCGCGCGGTGTGCGAGCGCGTGGCCGGCGCCGCACAGTTCGACGTGCGGCGCCTCGTCGTGTTTGCGCAGATCCACGGCCTCGTCAAGTGCCTGCGACG ATACCCGGTGTACGTGCGCAATCCGAGTCGGCCGCACGGACTACGTGCGGGCGCGGGTGCGGCGAGCGGCGCGACGAGCGTCGTGCGGCGCCTGTTCACCGGCCGCCACAGCGCGGACGAGATCTGCTGCCTGGCGCGCGTGGACATGCCCACGCTCGACCAGATCATCGACGAGGACCCCAACGTCGCCGTCATCTGGAGATAG
- the LOC117995327 gene encoding GATOR complex protein NPRL2-like isoform X2 yields the protein MQVDVDAGSRREHGNKVHTKFPLTCKIMETRYYEGCGREGPIRCIFLGEFHPIAGPKISCQFPEDYVSKELFDGISAYIIPKPQIQKCTMTINALGHKIVGYPIRIDSSRYERNMYLFNLCFVCDSWSKTVQYEPVVKKLGEHLTLMEEESGYVSRCSSKLPTLLAHLLHDLNTFRKATLVGDTVMHLKVLEVRKDPAPVHDCDVPVLVASVGLPRPGRPPRVEPGEGENTQSQEHLDVEDEEPFEVDLDSDWDLTTRQLLPYINGYNHVSKIASDTNVEKTLVKSCIQNLVYYGVVTLLPVLKFSNMYRATPKLSRLFSDLELQKSCLSFIHNGSDTKEKPSISLVAGVLCALQQGSTLRAVCERVAGAAQFDVRRLVVFAQIHGLVKCLRRYPVYVRNPSRPHGLRAGAGAASGATSVVRRLFTGRHSADEICCLARVDMPTLDQIIDEDPNVAVIWR from the exons ATGCAAGTAGATGTTGACGCGGGGTCGAGGCGAGAGCATGGCAATAAGGTTCACACAAAATTTCCCTTGACTTGTAAAATAATGGAAACACGTTACTACGAGGGCTGCGGGAGAGAAGGGCCTATCCGCTGCATATTTCTGGGAGAGTTCCACCCGATCGCGGGTCCAAAGATATCATGCCAG TTTCCTGAAGACTATGTGTCAAAGGAGCTGTTTGACGGCATCAGTGCATACATCATTCCAAAACCACAAATCCAAAAATGTACTATGACAAT CAACGCGTTAGGTCACAAGATAGTTGGGTACCCCATCCGCATCGACAGCTCGCGGTATGAGCGCAACATGTATCTGTTCAACCTCTGCTTCGTGTGCGACAGCTGGTCCAAGACTGTTCAGTACGAGCCCGTTGTTAAGAAGCTCGGGGAACATTTG ACTCTGATGGAGGAAGAATCAGGATACGTGTCGCGCTGTTCCAGTAAGCTGCCCACGCTGTTGGCGCACCTCTTACATGACCTCAACACCTTCCGCAAGGCCACGCTAGTCG GTGACACAGTGATGCACCTGAAAGTACTGGAGGTTCGCAAGGACCCAGCGCCGGTGCACGATTGTGACGTGCCGGTGCTAGTCGCGTCGGTGGGACTGCCGCGCCCGGGCCGGCCGCCGCGCGTCGAGCCGGGCGAGGGCGAGAACACACAGAGCCAGGAACATCTGGACGTGGAGGACGAGGAGCCCTTCGAAGTGGACTTGGACTCAGACTGGGACCTTACCACTAGACAG CTGCTGCCTTACATTAACGGTTACAATCACGTCTCGAAGATCGCTTCTGATACTAACGTGGAGAAAACTCTTGTCAAGTCCTGTATACAGAACTTAGTGTACTATGGAGTG GTGACGTTACTCCCAGTGCTGAAGTTCAGCAACATGTACCGCGCAACGCCCAAGCTCAGTCGACTCTTTAGCGACCTCGAGCTGCAGAAGTCCTGCCTCTCCTTCATCCACAATGGCAGCGATactaaggaaaag CCGAGTATATCGCTGGTGGCGGGCGTGCTGTGTGCGCTGCAGCAAGGCTCGACGCTGCGCGCGGTGTGCGAGCGCGTGGCCGGCGCCGCACAGTTCGACGTGCGGCGCCTCGTCGTGTTTGCGCAGATCCACGGCCTCGTCAAGTGCCTGCGACG ATACCCGGTGTACGTGCGCAATCCGAGTCGGCCGCACGGACTACGTGCGGGCGCGGGTGCGGCGAGCGGCGCGACGAGCGTCGTGCGGCGCCTGTTCACCGGCCGCCACAGCGCGGACGAGATCTGCTGCCTGGCGCGCGTGGACATGCCCACGCTCGACCAGATCATCGACGAGGACCCCAACGTCGCCGTCATCTGGAGATAG